gggcTCAACCTCAATTCTTTGTCAGCAACATGTTGTAATAAACAAACTATGTCCTCCTCCATTAACGTCAGAAGAAGTTGATGACATTGGTGGGTGGAGTTTCATACAAGATGTTTCTAACCCAAAAAAAGATAATAACGAGGTGTACGTTCACCCTCTGGTGAAGCGCTCTTCTAACACCCTTAGCATTAAAAGCTTGGAGATGTGTACTGAGAGCTTAGGAAGTGAAACAGGCAGTGACATTAGTGAAAGCATGAAGGAACACACTTTCGAAACCGAGAATTCTCATTTAGCTCGACGATCAAAGTGTAAAAAACATAACCGGATAACTAATTTTCCTCCTCCTCTGACTTCAATTGGTGTTCAAGTGAGGCAGTATCGCCAAGGCGGTCGTTTAATCTTGAAAGCCACCCCCATCTCGTCTTGCTTCAAAGCAGAACGCCTAAATGGGAGACTTAGGCTTTCTTTGTGGAACAATAGTGAAGCGCCAGACGATGAATATGACAATGTTGATGAAAGTGACCATGGTAATAGAAAATTACTAAGTGAAAATGGATACATAAGACCAAGAAAGTGCAAGGAAAATGGGGGTAGGATCAAAGGGATACCAAGCACCTGGGAGCCTTTTTGGGTGGCCATTTCTTAAATGCTTAAAAAGCTTTCTACCTAGCTACTAAGTATTATGTTTTCATTTGTATTTCTGACCTGATTTTGTAAGGATAGATATCTTGTGCAATCCATTTGCGGTTGCTTATTATGCATTAATTTTGGCTATTAATGCTTaacttattatatattatattgcaTGCTGAAGTTTGTGTATAAGTGCCTATAGTACCAACTctttatctcaatttatgtgaaaaTGTTTGACTAGTAACAGAGTTTAGAGGGAAAAAGTAATAATTTGGAACTTATCATAAATTTTTTTGTGGCTATAAATCATTTTAtaaaggataaaataaaaaatctatagTTAATGTtctactaaatataaaaatatgtcatttttgtttgactaataaaaagaaagaatgtCATGCAAAGTGAGTGAGACATGGAGATCAGAGTATTGAATTTTTAGTACTCGTGAAATATTAAAAAGCTTGTTTGAGGAGCATTTCAAGTGAatgaaattcaatattttttcaagtgAAATTCATGttcaaacaaaaataattttttctttaacttaAGTGCTGTCTAAATGCCAACTAAGTGTTGCCAACTGCCATAACTGCAGTTTTTCTGTTAACGCAGGGAGGAGAGGCTAGGAGAGtgtataaaatatttgatggtACGGCCAAGTGCACTTCCGTACCTCAAACTCCTTTTGCAGCACAAAAAAAACTTTAACTgggctaaaaaaaataaatcaaaccaaGACTTTTAGAACGTGTACAATAGCTTTAACTTTGGTGTAGTTATAGTTATgggtaaaataaataatttcaaatataaaattgtCTCATTCCTTTTAGAATagactaaata
This Solanum dulcamara chromosome 8, daSolDulc1.2, whole genome shotgun sequence DNA region includes the following protein-coding sequences:
- the LOC129899630 gene encoding protein FANTASTIC FOUR 2, which produces MGSTSILCQQHVVINKLCPPPLTSEEVDDIGGWSFIQDVSNPKKDNNEVYVHPLVKRSSNTLSIKSLEMCTESLGSETGSDISESMKEHTFETENSHLARRSKCKKHNRITNFPPPLTSIGVQVRQYRQGGRLILKATPISSCFKAERLNGRLRLSLWNNSEAPDDEYDNVDESDHGNRKLLSENGYIRPRKCKENGGRIKGIPSTWEPFWVAIS